From the genome of Miscanthus floridulus cultivar M001 chromosome 10, ASM1932011v1, whole genome shotgun sequence, one region includes:
- the LOC136486001 gene encoding uncharacterized protein, with amino-acid sequence MSRDFIRPKDPNFRTVHKRIRDDRRAYPHFKDCIGALDGTHIRVSLPPDDQVRYIGKSGIPTQNVLASCDFDMRFTYVSTGQPGSMHDTSVLYNAIRVDESFFPHPPKGKYYVVDAGYPNRPGYLCPYKGERYHMPEWHRGMEPKTPKERFNRVHSSIRNVIERSFGVLKMKWQILYKMASYPMFKQKMIVVATMVLHNFIREHGGEDLDFARCDRDPNYVPEIPERYFKYVARSNGSTDAPNAPTMDKFRDDLATALSLAWN; translated from the exons ATGTCTAGAGATTTTATTAGACCAAAGGACCCCAACTTCCGAACTGTTCACAAGAGGATAAGAGATGACCGTAGAGCATATCCACATTTCAAAGATTGCATTGGTGCTCTAGATGGTACTCATATCCGAGTTTCGTTGCCACCTGACGATCAAGTAAGATATATTGGAAAGTCTGGTATACCTACTCAAAACGTTCTAGCAAGTTGTGACTTTGATATGAGGTTCACTTATGTGTCGACGGGACAGCCGGGCTCTATGCATGATACTAGTGTCCTATACAATGCAATTAGAGTGGACGAGAGCTTTTTTCCACACCCTCCAAAAG GCAAATATTATGTTGTCGATGCGGGATATCCTAATCGTCCGGGATACCTTTGTCCTTATAAAGGTGAGAGGTATCATATGCCGGAGTGGCATAGAGGAATGGAACCAAAGACTCCTAAAGAAAGGTTCAATCGTGTTCACTCATCCATCCGCAATGTTATTGAGCGATCATTTGGAGTGCTAAAAATGAAATGGCAGATTCTATATAAAATGGCGTCCTACCCGATGTTCAAGCAAAAAATGATTGTTGTGGCTACTATGGTCCTTCACAACTTCATTCGTGAGCATGGCGGTGAAGACTTGGACTTCGCTCGGTGCGACCGTGATCCAAATTATGTTCCAGAGATTCCGGAAAGGTACTTCAAATATGTGGCTAGATCAAATGGCTCTACTGATGCACCGAATGCTCCTACTATGGACAAATTCCGTGATGACTTGGCCACCGCTCTTTCTCTAGCTTGGAACTAG
- the LOC136489740 gene encoding disease resistance protein RGA5-like — protein MDVATGALGNVVSKLSQLQQHDEYKMQKGVMHQVKSLLRELEFIHGGLRNVDEVPHDMLTEQGKNWARELREASYNIEDRIDTFLVSVDACREPIEETSCWWLKRATKKMGDLPTKGRARVDNAAAREDIMKQLQELKERRARFTAEDFVFRPLTSTSITVDPRLPALYRNERELVGIEEAREELVRLLTQGDAEDDKKREVKVVSIVGLAGVGKTTLAKAVYSGLQAKFHCSAFVSVSRQPDLEKVFMDILLELDETKCHTSITAKRDMPLRFMGEIREFLQNKRYLIVIDDISHVQYWEAISRALPDGNNGSRIITTSRTSDVAGKRPGVTTYRLNPLSHVNSEKLFYKRIIGGEGNCPDIKLAEVSDKILKECGGLPLAIITVASVLASKPWEEWSEVYNSIASRHQSNRYVDNMRKVLSFSFYDLPTHLRACLFHLSIFPENCFIEKDFLIWKWVAEGFVRNKQEWRSLFEIGESCFNELVNRSTIEIAEECLNNGCVYGCRVHPVLLSQIRAVSSEENFSIVLEDDLHTSPGNNNSRRIAMHGIRNVEHNIVPAEANISMQKVRSFNASLCFVDGMPQLSSFQVLRVLALEYCPGMNSEHHLKQIGMLVHLRYLGLVGAGVLELPEETLGGLRFLQTLDLRETDIERWPGTISRLEQLMCLCVRRTRTVPEGMMGSLSSLEDLRLHLVSSNSLKLAAELIRMQRLRVLVLGFQEMDVELEKALVESLRKLPKIQRLEIIYYCKPSTRAVTWEESRWVPPPDLRQLVLGGLLFSRLPSWINPSSFPSLCHLHLGLEVLEDGDLETLGSFRSLRSLVLMAAASDEQQHHITTVVGSSYYEFNELNFFSTNTAVRFETGHGGPPMPNLEHVEFRVRVAQIADSWLSSLANLPSLENVKVVLDCRGASAVEMEEAEKTLGLATGIHLNRRLKFEVTKENGNDELPLIEQFRFKDPRFEALRSEMEKIQANQQGQDHRDNDSDEEITLAKAASE, from the exons ATGGATGTGGCAACGGGGGCGCTGGGCAACGTCGTCTCCAAGCTGTCGCAGCTGCAGCAGCATGATGAGTACAAGATGCAGAAGGGCGTGATGCATCAAGTAAAATCTCTGTTACGGGAGCTGGAGTTCATCCACGGCGGCCTCCGCAATGTCGACGAGGTGCCACACGATATGCTCACCGAGCAGGGCAAGAATTGGGCACGCGAGCTCAGGGAGGCCTCCTACAACATAGAGGATCGCATCGACACCTTCCTTGTGAGCGTCGATGCCTGCCGCGAGCCCATCGAGGAGACTAGCTGCTGGTGGCTCAAACGCGCGACGAAGAAGATGGGCGATCTACCCACCAAGGGAAGGGCTCGCGTTGACAATGCTGCCGCCAGGGAAGACATAATGAAGCAACTCCAGGAGCTTAAGGAACGGCGTGCGAGGTTCACAGCTGAGGATTTTGTGTTCAGGCCACTCACATCGACATCAATTACTGTAGATCCTCGCCTCCCAGCTCTGTACAGAAACGAGCGAGAGCTCGTAGGCATTGAAGAGGCAAGGGAGGAGCTGGTTAGATTGTTAACACAAGGGGATGCGGAGGATGATAAGAAGCGGGAGGTCAAGGTAGTATCTATCGTTGGGTTAGCAGGAGTGGGCAAAACAACTCTTGCCAAAGCTGTGTACAGCGGGCTTCAAGCGAAGTTCCATTGCAGCGCCTTTGTTTCAGTGTCACGGCAGCCAGATTTGGAGAAAGTTTTCATGGACATCCTCCTTGAGCTTGATGAGACAAAGTGCCATACGAGCATCACCGCCAAACGAGATATGCCTCTGCGTTTCATGGGCGAAATCCGAGAATTCCTTCAAAATAAGAG GTACTTGATTGTTATTGACGATATATCGCATGTACAATATTGGGAAGCAATTTCACGTGCTCTACCTGATGGCAATAATGGGAGTCGAATAATCACTACTTCTCGTACATCTGATGTTGCTGGAAAGCGTCCTGGGGTCACTACTTATAGACTAAATCCTCTTTCTCATGTTAACTCTGAAAAACTTTTCTACAAAAGAATAATTGGTGGTGAAGGAAATTGTCCAGATATTAAATTGGCAGAGGTATCTGACAAAATATTGAAGGAATGCGGTGGCCTACCTCTTGCCATCATTACAGTAGCAAGTGTATTGGCCAGTAAACCATGGGAGGAGTGGTCTGAGGTGTACAATTCTATAGCATCGAGGCATCAAAGTAACCGATATGTAGATAACATGAGAAAGGTGTTGTCATTTAGTTTTTACGATCTACCTACTCATTTACGGGCATGCTTATTTCATCTTAGTATATTTCCAGAAAATTGCTTCATTGAAAAGGATTTCTTGATATGGAAGTGGGTAGCTGAAGGTTTTGTCCGTAACAAACAAGAGTGGAGGTCCTTATTTGAGATTGGAGAGTCTTGCTTTAATGAGCTGGTAAACAGAAGCACGATAGAAATAGCAGAGGAGTGTCTTAATAATGGTTGTGTATACGGTTGCCGTGTTCATCCTGTGCTGCTTAGTCAAATACGTGCCGTTTCAAGCGAAGAAAACTTCTCCATTGTATTGGAGGATGATCTCCACACATCACCAGGCAACAATAATTCCCGTAGAATAGCCATGCACGGTATTAGAAATGTGGAGCACAACATAGTACCAGCTGAAGCTAACATCAGCATGCAAAAAGTGAGGTCTTTCAATGCCAGCCTGTGTTTTGTTGACGGGATGCCCCAACTTTCGAGCTTTCAAGTCTTACGCGTGCTAGCTCTAGAGTATTGTCCTGGTATGAATAGTGAACATCATCTGAAGCAGATAGGGATGTTAGTTCACCTGAGGTACCTAGGGCTAGTAGGCGCTGGTGTGCTGGAGCTCCCAGAAGAAACACTAGGAGGGCTGAGATTTCTGCAGACATTGGACCTGAGGGAAACTGACATTGAGCGATGGCCCGGGACCATCTCTAGGCTAGAGCAATTGATGTGCCTTTGTGTTCGCCGGACTAGGACAGTGCCGGAGGGCATGATGGGGAGCCTGAGTTCCCTGGAAGATCTGCGGTTACACCTTGTCAGCAGCAACTCTTTGAAGTTAGCGGCAGAGCTGATCAGGATGCAAAGACTGAGGGTGCTCGTGCTTGGTTTCCAGGAAATGGATGTGGAGTTGGAGAAAGCTTTGGTGGAGTCCCTTCGCAAGCTCCCTAAGATCCAGCGTCTAGAAATAATATACTACTGCAAACCGTCCACGAGGGCTGTCACGTGGGAAGAAAGCCGCTGGGTGCCCCCTCCAGATCTTCGCCAGCTGGTCCTTGGAGGCCTGTTGTTCTCTAGGCTGCCGTCGTGGATCAATCCGTCGTCTTTTCCCTCTCTCTGCCATTTGCACCTAGGACTGGAGGTCCTGGAAGATGGGGATCTGGAAACACTTGGCAGCTTCAGAAGCCTCCGCTCCCTCGTGCTGATGGCTGCTGCAAGCGACGAACAACAACACCATATCACTACCGTTGTTGGTTCTTCTTATTATGAATTCAATGAATTGAATTTCTTCTCGACCAACACGGCCGTGAGGTTCGAGACTGGACATGGTGGACCTCCGATGCCAAACCTTGAGCACGTTGAGTTCCGTGTGCGGGTTGCACAGATTGCCGACTCCTGGCTCAGCAGCCTGGCAAACCTGCCGTCGCTTGAAAATGTGAAGGTTGTCCTCGATTGCCGAGGCGCGTCCGCCGTGGAGATGGAGGAAGCCGAGAAGACACTGGGACTTGCAACCGGCATCCATCTCAACCGCCGTCTGAAATTTGAAGTGACCAAGGAAAATGGAAACGACGAG CTACCACTCATTGAGCAATTCCGCTTCAAAGATCCACGATTTGAGGCTCTGCGGTCTGAGATGGAGAAAATACAGGCTAATCAACAAGGACAAGATCATCGTGATAATGACAGCGACGAAGAAATCACACTGGCCAAGGCGGCGAGTGAATAA